The following are from one region of the Anaeropeptidivorans aminofermentans genome:
- a CDS encoding glycine/betaine/sarcosine/D-proline family reductase selenoprotein B, translating into MGLKVIQYTNQFFGQLGGEEQASAEIQVKEGAVGPGLAVQSALGDKGQVVATVICGDNTAAECIEELPDIFCELVKKYEPDLVIAGPAFNAGRYGYACGAICAGVQEKLGIPAVTGMYKENPGVDLYRSKVYIIETAGVVKDMRKLVGKMLNIGLKLIHKEPIGSPEEEGYFSQGYLINKFSDKSAAVRSVDMLLAQFRGEEIKPELDLAHFDEVKPAPAVKDLKQAKIALVTDGGLVPAGNPDGLEWAAATKYVSIDLSERDTLKGGEFYANHSGYDTREVNENPLRLVPFDVMKELEDMGVIKSLNKTLYSTTGVATPIVNSQKIGQGIVERLKEDGVDAVILTSTUGTSTRCGATLAKEIEGAGIPVAQITSLPNIAMMANSNRMVKGNGIIHPMGDAALPPDAEITLRRKIVRTALEALQADIEKPQLFK; encoded by the coding sequence ATGGGATTGAAGGTCATACAATATACAAATCAGTTTTTCGGCCAGCTTGGCGGAGAAGAACAGGCCTCGGCGGAAATTCAGGTAAAAGAAGGAGCCGTAGGCCCGGGCCTTGCGGTGCAAAGCGCCCTTGGTGACAAAGGTCAGGTTGTGGCAACCGTTATATGCGGTGACAATACGGCGGCAGAGTGTATTGAAGAACTGCCGGATATCTTCTGTGAGTTGGTAAAAAAATATGAACCTGATTTAGTTATCGCGGGTCCCGCTTTCAACGCCGGTCGCTACGGTTATGCCTGCGGCGCCATTTGCGCAGGGGTTCAGGAAAAGCTGGGTATTCCGGCTGTAACAGGCATGTATAAGGAAAATCCCGGCGTAGATTTATATCGCTCAAAGGTTTATATTATAGAAACCGCCGGTGTTGTCAAGGACATGAGGAAATTAGTAGGCAAGATGTTAAATATAGGGCTTAAGCTCATTCATAAGGAGCCTATCGGAAGCCCCGAAGAGGAAGGCTATTTCAGCCAGGGCTACCTTATAAACAAGTTTTCCGATAAATCGGCGGCGGTGAGGTCCGTAGATATGCTTCTTGCTCAGTTCCGAGGAGAAGAAATAAAGCCTGAATTGGATTTAGCTCATTTTGACGAAGTAAAACCTGCCCCTGCCGTTAAAGATTTAAAACAGGCCAAAATTGCCCTCGTAACTGACGGCGGTCTCGTACCTGCAGGAAATCCCGACGGGCTGGAGTGGGCCGCAGCAACAAAATACGTTTCTATTGACCTCAGCGAAAGAGATACCCTGAAGGGCGGGGAATTCTATGCGAACCACAGCGGTTACGATACCCGTGAAGTAAATGAAAACCCTCTCAGGCTTGTTCCTTTTGACGTAATGAAGGAACTGGAGGATATGGGTGTTATTAAAAGCCTTAATAAAACGTTATACAGCACAACAGGTGTAGCAACGCCCATCGTGAATTCCCAAAAGATAGGGCAGGGCATTGTTGAACGCTTGAAAGAAGACGGCGTTGACGCGGTAATTCTCACCTCCACCTGAGGCACCAGCACGCGTTGCGGTGCAACTTTGGCTAAAGAAATTGAAGGAGCGGGAATTCCTGTTGCTCAAATTACCAGCCTGCCTAATATTGCCATGATGGCAAACAGTAACCGTATGGTTAAGGGAAACGGCATTATTCACCCTATGGGGGATGCGGCTTTGCCGCCTGACGCTGAAATCACTTTGCGCAGGAAAATTGTACGCACAGCTTTAGAAGCCCTTCAAGCAGATATTGAAAAGCCTCAGCTGTTTAAATAG
- a CDS encoding DsbA family oxidoreductase, with product MKLKDFTVTVYYDYLCPWCYLGQIAAKRLQYEYCAQIDWRPLLLHPEIPPEGMRMTPEEKASKADMYERVSRMAKVNGLPITFPEHMVYTKLALEATEYAREQGRLLPFNEAVFKKLFGEGKDIGNWDVLSSAAEEAGLNGEEMRRMTESGRYAAAIDKYTLEAQQRDIDSLPTYILNDAYAVVGPQPFEVFQLVIEKLVQ from the coding sequence ATGAAGCTGAAAGATTTTACAGTAACAGTTTATTATGACTATCTTTGCCCATGGTGCTATTTGGGGCAGATTGCCGCAAAACGGCTGCAGTATGAATACTGCGCCCAAATTGATTGGCGCCCTTTGCTGCTTCATCCGGAAATTCCTCCGGAGGGCATGAGAATGACCCCTGAGGAAAAAGCGAGCAAAGCGGATATGTACGAAAGAGTAAGCCGTATGGCGAAAGTCAATGGGCTTCCTATCACATTTCCGGAGCATATGGTTTATACAAAGCTTGCCCTTGAAGCTACCGAATATGCCCGTGAGCAGGGGCGGCTGCTTCCTTTTAACGAAGCTGTATTTAAAAAGCTTTTTGGTGAGGGGAAGGATATTGGCAATTGGGACGTGTTAAGTTCCGCTGCTGAAGAAGCTGGGCTTAACGGGGAAGAAATGCGAAGAATGACGGAAAGCGGCAGATATGCAGCAGCTATTGATAAATATACATTGGAAGCCCAGCAAAGAGATATCGACAGCCTTCCTACTTATATTCTCAATGACGCTTATGCAGTTGTCGGCCCCCAGCCCTTTGAGGTATTTCAATTGGTAATAGAAAAACTGGTTCAGTAA
- a CDS encoding DUF6809 family protein, which produces MKPKPPFLKIYTTATSIQTKNHSSDSEYSKDIKIVFGIEGKLLALLNDTEKELFQTFSDARGNMSRIAIADSLVDGFCLAMRITIEVMGKHN; this is translated from the coding sequence GTGAAACCAAAGCCCCCTTTCTTAAAGATTTATACTACGGCAACATCAATCCAAACGAAAAACCATTCATCAGATTCAGAATATAGTAAAGACATCAAAATTGTGTTCGGAATAGAGGGAAAATTACTCGCTCTCTTGAATGACACAGAGAAAGAATTATTTCAAACTTTTTCAGATGCTCGCGGCAACATGAGCCGAATTGCCATAGCTGATAGCTTGGTGGATGGTTTCTGTTTGGCAATGAGAATTACTATTGAAGTCATGGGAAAACATAATTAA
- a CDS encoding MFS transporter, whose product MVKKLHYAWVVTLGSFLLYFSVGLVRFVYPYLVPTMEETLGISHTVMATILSFYFWADAIMRIIWGVLSDKIGARVTSVIGCAILASGVFIMSLGRSVFMLTLGFGIAGVGAAALFVLPTQILSNWFGRAKRGTAMGFAQLGTSIVTLSAGLIIPVILLKFPYYSVFRVESIALAAITILLFLIIRNKPIDMNTEPYAATPEELAAVQAQAAKKTNPWTKESLKQVVGQKSFYLILAAYFLFGFSNTGFITFRMGYLQEMGWEPVQLGRLISISSFAALLSPPLFGMLGDKIEKRKAYALGMVLLSIGMLVLLTSARSTVGLMIGLLFIAISSAGPVVLNSSILPEYFPISLLGTSFGLIGGFFSIASAISPIVGGMIADATGNLSGVVIMSIAASLLGALCIQMLKKSKPEK is encoded by the coding sequence ATGGTCAAAAAATTGCATTACGCATGGGTTGTAACTTTAGGAAGCTTTCTGCTTTATTTCAGTGTTGGATTGGTGAGGTTTGTATATCCTTACTTAGTTCCGACAATGGAAGAGACTTTGGGCATTTCCCATACGGTTATGGCCACTATTTTGTCGTTCTATTTCTGGGCTGATGCTATTATGCGCATTATCTGGGGTGTGCTTTCCGATAAAATCGGTGCAAGGGTTACCTCGGTTATCGGATGCGCGATTTTAGCCTCCGGCGTATTTATTATGTCCTTAGGCCGAAGTGTTTTCATGCTTACCCTTGGTTTCGGCATAGCAGGCGTGGGCGCTGCTGCGCTGTTTGTTCTTCCTACCCAGATTCTATCAAACTGGTTTGGAAGGGCAAAACGCGGTACCGCTATGGGATTTGCCCAGCTGGGAACTTCCATTGTAACCCTTTCTGCCGGCCTCATTATTCCGGTTATTTTGCTTAAGTTCCCCTATTATTCGGTTTTCCGTGTAGAGTCAATAGCATTGGCTGCTATTACAATTCTGCTTTTCCTTATAATACGGAATAAGCCTATCGATATGAATACGGAGCCCTATGCTGCAACGCCGGAAGAACTGGCGGCGGTACAGGCTCAAGCCGCCAAAAAGACCAATCCATGGACAAAGGAGAGCCTTAAGCAGGTAGTAGGCCAAAAGTCCTTTTATCTTATATTGGCCGCCTATTTCTTATTTGGTTTTTCAAATACAGGTTTTATAACATTCAGAATGGGATATTTGCAGGAAATGGGCTGGGAGCCCGTACAGCTTGGGCGCCTTATTTCTATAAGCAGTTTTGCCGCCCTTCTCAGTCCGCCTCTTTTCGGAATGCTGGGAGATAAGATTGAAAAACGCAAGGCCTACGCCCTCGGTATGGTGCTTTTGTCTATAGGAATGCTTGTTCTTCTTACCAGTGCCCGTTCAACCGTCGGATTAATGATAGGCTTGCTGTTTATTGCTATATCCAGTGCCGGCCCCGTAGTTCTCAATTCTTCTATTTTGCCGGAATATTTCCCTATATCCCTTTTAGGCACAAGCTTTGGCCTTATAGGCGGCTTCTTCAGTATCGCCTCGGCTATAAGCCCTATTGTTGGCGGTATGATTGCCGACGCCACAGGAAATTTAAGCGGCGTAGTAATAATGAGCATTGCCGCATCGTTACTTGGTGCGCTCTGTATCCAAATGTTGAAAAAAAGCAAGCCGGAAAAATAA
- a CDS encoding methionine ABC transporter permease, producing MMHEYITIFIAFKAAIFKSFYETMDMMFTSMLVSLFIGLLLGFVLFTTGANGIYRNKIVYFILSSVINIIRSIPFILFIIVLIPFNRMLLGTGFGVDSSKIPLSLIGMATFARFAEKDMLDVNKNIYETSYALGANPIQYFIEFLLKEARTGLVLSFTSTTISLLSYSTVMGIIGGGGLGYLAINEGYYNFNYKLMWIIIVMMILIVQIVQTVGNGIAKKIDKR from the coding sequence ATGATGCATGAGTATATCACCATATTTATTGCTTTTAAGGCAGCTATTTTTAAATCCTTTTATGAAACTATGGATATGATGTTTACATCAATGCTTGTTTCTTTGTTCATTGGCTTGCTGCTTGGATTTGTGCTGTTTACTACAGGTGCCAATGGGATCTACAGGAATAAAATAGTGTATTTTATCTTATCAAGCGTAATAAACATCATACGGTCGATTCCATTTATCCTGTTTATCATCGTATTGATCCCATTTAACCGGATGCTTTTAGGTACAGGCTTCGGCGTGGATTCGTCAAAAATTCCTTTAAGCCTGATTGGAATGGCTACATTTGCAAGATTTGCCGAAAAGGACATGCTGGACGTAAATAAAAATATTTACGAAACCTCCTATGCCTTGGGGGCAAATCCCATTCAGTATTTTATTGAGTTTTTACTGAAAGAAGCGAGAACAGGTCTGGTACTGAGTTTTACCTCTACCACAATCAGCTTGCTGTCCTATTCTACGGTAATGGGTATCATTGGCGGCGGCGGCTTAGGGTATTTAGCTATTAATGAAGGCTACTATAATTTTAATTACAAATTGATGTGGATTATCATTGTAATGATGATTTTAATCGTACAAATTGTGCAGACCGTAGGGAACGGCATTGCCAAAAAAATTGACAAAAGATAA
- a CDS encoding MFS transporter, translated as MSEERTSSRYPYVIIACAFLLNFATMYPMYQLSSQTYKLMPSLNISPAQFSILFSSAMIPGILFSLTSGVLCDKLGVKVCVTAAGLISLLAVIGRIFANNFAALFICMFLSGLVCSFLNSNVAKIIGNWFPPGKIGTGVGIVLSGASASMALAVGTTAMFASVSGAFIFAAVLNGAAMIIWIAFMKESPENTGPLPVISLSGPPMKKNLTTVIKNRYIWIAGLTSGLITASTMCVNTFLPQALQSVKGMDAVAAGAVSSVIMIGSFAGSVLGPVICIKTGRMETFFWTFSVLTGIGTAFAWRAPEGIALIISLFLTGFVSSGLNSQLVAVPVMLKEIGPENAGVAGGFSAMIRLLLAVVLPSYIISPLTGDNYTLLYILGGILSLCAGVLTLAFPKLPVGEKEAKS; from the coding sequence ATGTCCGAAGAGCGTACTTCAAGCCGCTATCCATACGTTATTATTGCATGTGCGTTTTTATTGAATTTTGCAACTATGTATCCTATGTACCAGCTGTCTTCTCAGACGTATAAACTGATGCCGTCTTTAAATATCAGCCCGGCGCAGTTTTCAATTCTCTTTTCGTCAGCCATGATTCCAGGAATCCTTTTTTCCCTGACTTCGGGCGTTCTGTGCGACAAGCTGGGTGTTAAAGTTTGTGTGACAGCGGCAGGTTTAATTTCTCTTTTGGCTGTTATAGGCCGAATATTTGCCAATAATTTTGCTGCGCTTTTTATATGCATGTTTCTGTCCGGTTTGGTTTGCTCATTTCTTAATTCAAATGTTGCAAAGATTATAGGAAATTGGTTCCCACCAGGAAAAATAGGTACAGGAGTAGGTATAGTGCTGTCCGGCGCCAGTGCGTCTATGGCCCTTGCCGTAGGCACAACCGCCATGTTCGCTTCCGTATCAGGAGCATTTATTTTTGCAGCTGTTTTAAATGGGGCAGCAATGATTATCTGGATTGCTTTTATGAAAGAGAGCCCTGAAAATACAGGTCCCCTTCCAGTCATTTCATTATCCGGCCCCCCGATGAAGAAAAATCTCACAACAGTAATAAAAAACCGATATATCTGGATTGCCGGGCTAACCTCAGGGTTGATTACCGCTTCCACCATGTGTGTAAATACTTTTCTGCCTCAGGCCTTGCAGAGTGTAAAAGGCATGGACGCAGTTGCGGCAGGAGCCGTAAGTTCCGTTATTATGATTGGAAGCTTTGCAGGCTCGGTATTAGGGCCGGTTATCTGTATTAAAACAGGCAGAATGGAAACATTTTTCTGGACATTCAGTGTACTGACGGGAATAGGTACCGCATTTGCCTGGCGGGCACCGGAAGGGATTGCCCTTATTATAAGCCTGTTTCTTACGGGATTTGTATCCAGCGGGCTAAACTCCCAGCTGGTTGCCGTCCCCGTCATGCTAAAAGAAATAGGGCCGGAAAATGCCGGTGTGGCCGGCGGCTTTTCAGCAATGATAAGGCTGCTTTTGGCTGTTGTGCTTCCCTCTTATATTATTTCGCCCCTTACGGGAGATAATTATACTTTGCTTTATATTTTAGGAGGAATATTGTCTTTATGCGCAGGCGTTCTTACTTTGGCTTTTCCTAAATTGCCTGTGGGCGAAAAGGAAGCCAAGTCATAA
- a CDS encoding glycine/sarcosine/betaine reductase component B subunit, whose protein sequence is MNMRLELQKFIVKDVVFAEKTSFNSGTLSVNKQELETMLEEDIQFSKVEIELVHPGESARIVQVMEAIEPRARKDGSDFPGVLNKTIEFVGNGITDALSGSAVILIDDTGGHLSDRRKPYGNIIDMSGPLAEYTVYSKTHNICITTYPAEGVDVKEPNYKVAIKLAGFKAAVYLASCCKDLTPDEVEVYDLPPLTKIAKDKENLPKVVYIMNLYRYYLKEEFSIYGRMYSWTPSMLLHPNELFDGAVINPYLNINGASPATLDTYTIQNHPILKELYERHGKDLLLLGVIPTVAQLEDHDVVSHVNLALKLALHMGADGAILTKATGGSPQIDIAQFAVNATKYGIKSVLLMDDMAAKLPDGKYKVNGIIFTDPKASAMVNTGNITEAVTAQAVERVIGHLKDANGELNYGLTSLFGQGAQMGNTNLVEVKY, encoded by the coding sequence ATGAATATGCGACTTGAGTTACAAAAGTTTATTGTCAAGGACGTTGTTTTTGCAGAAAAAACGAGCTTCAACAGCGGAACATTGTCTGTCAATAAACAGGAGCTTGAAACCATGCTTGAAGAGGACATTCAGTTCAGCAAGGTAGAAATTGAGCTTGTACATCCCGGGGAAAGCGCCCGGATTGTTCAGGTAATGGAAGCCATAGAGCCTCGTGCAAGAAAAGACGGGAGCGACTTTCCGGGGGTTCTCAATAAAACCATTGAATTTGTCGGAAACGGGATTACGGATGCATTAAGCGGTTCCGCTGTTATTCTTATTGACGATACAGGCGGCCATCTCAGCGACAGACGAAAGCCTTACGGAAATATCATTGATATGTCAGGGCCGTTGGCGGAATACACCGTATATTCAAAAACCCATAATATTTGCATTACTACTTATCCGGCGGAAGGCGTTGACGTAAAGGAACCTAACTATAAAGTGGCCATTAAGCTTGCAGGCTTCAAGGCAGCTGTTTATCTTGCCTCATGCTGCAAAGATTTAACCCCGGACGAAGTGGAAGTATACGATTTACCTCCTTTGACTAAGATAGCAAAGGATAAAGAAAATCTTCCGAAGGTAGTTTATATTATGAATCTCTACAGATATTACCTGAAAGAAGAATTTTCAATTTACGGACGCATGTATTCATGGACGCCGTCGATGCTTCTGCATCCCAACGAATTATTTGACGGAGCCGTTATCAATCCTTATCTGAATATTAACGGGGCTTCTCCGGCAACCCTTGATACATACACGATTCAAAACCATCCTATTCTTAAAGAACTCTATGAAAGACACGGTAAGGATTTGCTGCTGCTTGGGGTTATCCCTACAGTTGCGCAGCTTGAGGACCATGATGTTGTTTCCCACGTAAATTTGGCTCTTAAGCTGGCACTGCATATGGGTGCCGACGGGGCAATCCTTACAAAGGCTACCGGTGGTTCTCCCCAGATTGATATTGCCCAGTTTGCGGTTAATGCCACTAAGTACGGTATAAAATCCGTGCTTCTTATGGACGATATGGCGGCTAAGCTTCCAGACGGAAAGTATAAGGTAAACGGCATTATCTTTACCGACCCGAAAGCTTCCGCCATGGTAAATACCGGCAATATAACGGAAGCTGTCACAGCCCAAGCGGTTGAGCGTGTTATCGGTCATCTTAAGGACGCAAACGGAGAGCTTAATTACGGGCTTACGTCTCTGTTTGGCCAAGGCGCCCAGATGGGCAACACGAATTTGGTGGAAGTTAAGTATTAA
- a CDS encoding ATP-binding cassette domain-containing protein, with protein sequence MIRLEKVTKRYYINDRDINVINNIDVFIDEKEIFGIVGETGSGKSTILRLMNGFIAPDEGNIYLMGKKLDHKSRHILVKDTSMIFQGFNLLSNLNVLDNVLLPVKLRKGNRAESRKKARELLSFVGLSDFEKSYIKNLSGGGKQRVAIARTLMTNPKIIFCDEPTSALDEKMSYEILKLLKDINERFGTTIVMVSHDISVIKALCSRVAIIEKGQIADIIKLNTKELTPVSYKEALKNDA encoded by the coding sequence ATGATTCGGCTGGAAAAGGTAACAAAAAGATATTACATAAATGACAGAGATATCAATGTGATAAATAATATCGATGTGTTTATCGATGAAAAAGAAATATTTGGGATTGTGGGAGAGACCGGCAGCGGCAAGTCTACTATATTGAGGCTGATGAATGGATTTATAGCGCCGGATGAAGGCAATATCTATTTGATGGGGAAAAAGCTGGATCATAAATCAAGGCATATTTTAGTAAAAGATACATCCATGATTTTTCAGGGTTTTAATTTACTGAGCAATTTAAATGTACTCGATAATGTACTTCTGCCGGTAAAACTGCGAAAAGGAAATAGAGCAGAAAGCCGCAAAAAGGCAAGGGAATTATTATCCTTTGTCGGGCTTTCAGATTTTGAAAAGTCCTATATTAAAAATCTATCCGGCGGCGGCAAGCAGAGAGTTGCCATAGCAAGAACCTTGATGACCAATCCTAAAATCATATTTTGTGACGAGCCTACTTCAGCTTTAGATGAAAAAATGAGCTATGAAATATTAAAGCTTTTGAAGGATATTAACGAGAGGTTTGGTACAACAATCGTCATGGTTTCTCACGATATATCAGTGATTAAAGCCTTATGCAGCAGAGTTGCAATCATAGAAAAAGGGCAGATTGCAGATATTATCAAACTGAACACAAAGGAATTAACCCCTGTTTCATACAAGGAGGCTTTGAAAAATGATGCATGA
- a CDS encoding DUF7674 family protein, with translation MKSDDLNKKLIEHLPKLRERYDDEISWQEGDSTGSHTVFGDVLTPYLVECILQNDRQEITNIFNFIEDLLCLNDKYVDEVISLSVFESTAYLFKERTYLTELLGKRSKKIIEEVS, from the coding sequence TTGAAAAGCGATGATCTTAACAAAAAATTAATAGAACATTTGCCAAAACTTCGTGAAAGATATGATGACGAGATTAGCTGGCAAGAGGGTGATAGTACGGGTTCTCATACTGTATTTGGTGATGTCCTTACGCCTTATCTAGTAGAGTGCATTTTACAAAATGATAGACAAGAAATAACTAATATTTTCAACTTTATTGAAGATTTACTATGTCTCAATGACAAATACGTTGACGAAGTAATATCGCTGAGTGTTTTTGAAAGCACAGCATATCTCTTCAAAGAAAGGACTTATTTGACAGAATTACTTGGTAAACGTTCAAAAAAGATTATAGAGGAAGTTTCATAA
- a CDS encoding PucR family transcriptional regulator, with protein MERLSSQAHEALVLDYTDLNSLYSRLRDIFVMYNNLDEALTKALLSEQPLQVLLNHAADFFQNPVRAFDADLALIESSNNCPYAENDLVWKEISSTGMASTIISNRLKSRQQMQALYKSEKAVFIDVGKDFARSIAVNCFSEKERFAILTVSGSKTYISPQLLGLADHIAERLTPALLKYCGPKSYKRSQTVAYISGLLYGQQVDLQIMDARLKNIGWKKNDKYLVLRVKLPYQNFMEGIDGYNKKYYASFFKDSLSFLQEDIVNIILNISGKEEAILKEIETMEISLIRDGALCGISLAFQDFSMLHEHYLLAGIALNSGKLCNTESPYRYYRDCMLSHLLGELSGIMPLRALCNEAVLRIQEHDDLHGSPFVISLLAYLQEERSLVKAAKALNIHRNTLVYRLERISEIAKIDFNDTNLRMHILFSCVLL; from the coding sequence GTGGAACGGCTTTCTTCACAGGCGCATGAAGCGCTGGTTCTCGACTATACGGATTTGAACAGTCTATATTCCCGCTTAAGAGACATTTTCGTGATGTATAACAATCTGGACGAAGCTTTAACAAAGGCGCTCCTTTCGGAGCAGCCCCTTCAAGTGCTGTTAAACCATGCCGCCGACTTTTTCCAAAATCCCGTAAGAGCTTTTGATGCTGATTTGGCCCTTATTGAAAGCAGCAATAACTGTCCCTACGCCGAAAACGATCTTGTTTGGAAAGAAATTTCATCGACAGGAATGGCAAGCACTATCATATCCAACAGGTTAAAAAGCAGGCAGCAGATGCAGGCTCTTTATAAATCGGAGAAGGCCGTATTTATAGACGTGGGTAAAGACTTCGCAAGGTCTATTGCCGTTAACTGCTTCAGCGAAAAAGAACGTTTCGCCATACTCACTGTCAGCGGCTCTAAAACCTATATCTCTCCCCAGCTTCTGGGACTTGCAGACCATATTGCAGAACGTCTTACCCCTGCCCTTCTTAAATATTGCGGACCTAAATCCTATAAGCGCTCCCAGACTGTAGCCTATATTTCGGGATTGCTGTATGGTCAACAGGTTGACCTTCAGATTATGGATGCGCGGCTTAAAAATATCGGTTGGAAAAAGAACGACAAATATCTGGTTCTGCGGGTCAAATTGCCTTATCAGAATTTCATGGAAGGAATAGACGGTTACAACAAAAAATATTACGCCTCTTTCTTTAAAGATAGTCTGAGCTTTCTGCAGGAGGATATTGTAAATATCATTTTAAATATCTCCGGCAAGGAAGAAGCTATATTGAAAGAAATTGAGACAATGGAAATAAGCCTTATAAGAGACGGTGCGCTCTGCGGAATAAGCCTTGCTTTTCAAGACTTTTCCATGCTGCACGAACACTATCTCCTGGCAGGCATTGCCCTAAATTCCGGCAAGCTTTGTAATACAGAATCACCCTACCGTTATTACAGGGACTGTATGCTTTCTCACCTTTTGGGTGAATTATCCGGGATTATGCCGCTGAGAGCTTTGTGCAATGAGGCCGTTTTGCGTATTCAGGAGCATGACGATTTGCACGGAAGCCCATTTGTTATAAGCCTTCTGGCCTATTTGCAGGAAGAGCGCAGCCTGGTAAAGGCCGCAAAGGCTTTGAATATCCATAGGAATACTTTGGTCTACAGGCTGGAACGCATATCAGAAATTGCAAAGATTGACTTTAACGATACAAATCTGCGCATGCACATTTTATTTTCATGTGTATTGTTGTAG
- a CDS encoding polymorphic toxin type 50 domain-containing protein, with protein sequence MEEVDKYFKEEFLQGAEYGKEIKEFYVSNNKALEAANAIGIRDGKGTEGAGSKANPNGIKVNKGQQDKHIPGTNNYNQEVAKGKPRSILSENPQQLLDDYAGTGQLVGATKERIDFGKMIGQYYDEATGTYTDTTKGIIHYDSKGQAHIVPARP encoded by the coding sequence ATGGAAGAAGTCGATAAATATTTTAAAGAAGAATTTCTTCAAGGCGCTGAATATGGCAAAGAGATAAAAGAGTTCTATGTAAGTAATAATAAGGCCCTGGAAGCGGCGAATGCAATCGGGATTAGAGATGGTAAAGGCACTGAGGGCGCGGGGAGTAAGGCAAATCCAAACGGTATTAAAGTCAATAAAGGGCAACAAGACAAACATATACCCGGAACAAATAATTATAATCAAGAAGTTGCCAAAGGAAAACCTAGAAGTATATTATCAGAAAATCCACAACAATTACTTGATGATTATGCGGGAACAGGGCAACTAGTCGGGGCTACTAAAGAACGCATAGATTTTGGAAAGATGATAGGTCAATATTATGATGAAGCCACCGGAACTTACACAGATACAACGAAAGGTATAATACACTATGATAGCAAGGGTCAGGCTCATATTGTTCCGGCAAGGCCATAA